From the genome of Dickeya aquatica, one region includes:
- the gcvP gene encoding aminomethyl-transferring glycine dehydrogenase, which yields MTQTLSELEHANAFIERHIGPSDSQQQHMLNAIGADSLAGLIRQIVPADIQLPQPPAVGDAATEAQALAELKTIASRNLRHKSYIGMGYHAVLTPPVILRNVLENPGWYTAYTPYQPEVSQGRLEALLNFQQVTQDLTGLELASASLLDEATAAAEAMAMARRVSKLKQANRFFVAEDVHPQTLDVVRTRAETFGFEIVTGKAHEALEQEGVFGVLLQYLGTTGELHDYRALMAELKNRNIITSVVADIMALVLLAAPGAQGADIVLGSAQRFGVPMGYGGPHAAFFACRDEYKRAMPGRIIGVSRDAAGNTALRMAMQTREQHIRREKANSNICTSQVLLANIAGMYAVYHGPQGLKRIAHRIHRFTDILAAGLVQRGMTLRHHTWFDTLTVEVADKAALLHRAVNAGINLRADLDGAVGIALDETTTRDDVLALFAVLLGDNHGLDIDTLDAALSDSVSVPAALLRTDDILTHPVFNQYHSETEMMRYLHRLESKDLALNQAMIPLGSCTMKLNAVAEMLPITWPEFAELHPFCPPEQALGYRQLITLLSDWLVKLTGYDAVCMQPNSGAQGEYAGLLAIRRYHESRNEGGRTICLIPSSAHGTNPASAQMAGMQVVVVACDKQGNIDLHDLREKAQQAGDTLSCIMVTYPSTHGVYEETIREVCQIVHQYGGQVYLDGANMNAQVGITSPGFIGADVSHLNLHKTFCIPHGGGGPGMGPIGVKAHLAPFVPGHQVVAMDGVLTRQGAVSAAPFGSASILPISWMYIRMMGAEGLKQASQVAILNANYVATRLKDAYPVLYTGRDGRVAHECILDIRPLKERTGISEMDIAKRLIDYGFHAPTMSFPVAGTLMIEPTESESQVELERFIDAMLAIRAEIEQVVAGDWPQDDNPLVNAPHTQAELVAEWSHPYSREQAVFPAGQAHKYWPAVKRLDDVYGDRNLFCSCVPVSEYQ from the coding sequence ATGACCCAGACCCTCAGTGAACTTGAACACGCCAATGCTTTTATCGAACGTCATATCGGCCCGTCGGATAGCCAACAGCAGCACATGCTGAATGCGATTGGCGCGGACTCTCTGGCCGGGCTGATTCGCCAGATTGTGCCTGCCGATATCCAGTTGCCGCAGCCGCCAGCGGTCGGCGATGCTGCAACCGAAGCGCAGGCACTGGCTGAGCTGAAAACGATAGCCAGCCGTAACCTGCGCCATAAAAGCTATATTGGCATGGGCTATCACGCGGTGCTGACGCCACCGGTCATTTTGCGCAACGTGCTGGAAAACCCTGGCTGGTATACTGCTTATACGCCGTATCAGCCAGAGGTGTCGCAGGGGCGTCTGGAGGCGTTGCTGAATTTCCAGCAGGTCACACAGGATTTAACCGGTCTTGAACTGGCCTCGGCTTCGCTGCTTGATGAAGCGACGGCCGCAGCAGAAGCGATGGCGATGGCCAGGCGCGTGAGCAAGCTCAAGCAGGCGAACCGTTTCTTTGTCGCAGAGGATGTGCACCCGCAAACGCTGGATGTGGTGCGCACGCGCGCAGAGACCTTCGGCTTTGAGATTGTCACCGGGAAAGCGCACGAGGCGCTGGAACAAGAGGGCGTGTTCGGCGTGTTGCTGCAATACCTCGGCACCACGGGTGAGCTGCACGATTACCGTGCGCTGATGGCGGAGCTGAAAAACCGCAACATCATCACCAGTGTGGTAGCCGATATCATGGCGCTGGTGCTGCTGGCGGCACCGGGCGCGCAGGGAGCGGATATCGTGCTGGGGTCGGCACAGCGCTTCGGTGTACCGATGGGCTATGGCGGCCCGCATGCAGCGTTTTTTGCCTGCCGAGACGAATACAAACGTGCGATGCCGGGCCGCATTATCGGCGTGTCGCGCGATGCCGCCGGGAACACCGCGCTGCGCATGGCGATGCAGACCCGCGAGCAGCATATCCGCCGTGAAAAAGCCAACTCCAATATTTGTACCTCGCAGGTGTTGCTGGCGAATATTGCCGGGATGTATGCCGTGTATCACGGCCCGCAGGGGCTAAAACGCATTGCCCACCGCATTCATCGTTTCACCGATATTCTGGCCGCCGGGCTGGTGCAGCGTGGCATGACCCTGCGCCATCACACCTGGTTTGACACCCTGACCGTCGAGGTGGCCGATAAAGCGGCGTTACTGCACCGCGCCGTGAACGCGGGCATTAACCTGCGTGCCGATCTGGATGGCGCTGTCGGGATAGCGCTGGATGAAACCACCACCCGTGATGACGTACTGGCGCTGTTTGCCGTGTTACTGGGCGACAACCACGGGCTTGATATTGATACGCTCGATGCGGCGCTGAGCGATAGCGTTTCTGTTCCGGCGGCGTTACTGCGTACTGATGACATCCTGACTCACCCGGTCTTCAACCAGTATCACAGTGAAACCGAGATGATGCGCTATTTGCATCGCCTGGAGAGCAAAGATCTGGCGCTTAATCAGGCGATGATCCCGCTTGGTTCTTGCACCATGAAGCTGAATGCGGTGGCTGAAATGTTACCGATCACCTGGCCGGAATTTGCCGAACTGCACCCGTTCTGCCCGCCAGAGCAGGCGCTGGGGTATCGTCAATTGATTACCCTGTTATCCGACTGGCTGGTAAAACTGACCGGCTATGACGCCGTGTGTATGCAGCCGAACTCCGGTGCGCAGGGGGAATATGCCGGTTTGCTGGCGATCCGCCGTTATCACGAAAGCCGCAACGAAGGCGGGCGCACAATTTGCCTGATCCCAAGCTCAGCCCACGGCACCAACCCGGCATCAGCCCAGATGGCGGGAATGCAGGTGGTGGTGGTGGCGTGTGATAAGCAGGGTAACATTGACCTGCACGACCTGCGGGAAAAAGCACAGCAGGCGGGTGACACACTCTCTTGCATTATGGTGACGTACCCGTCAACGCACGGTGTGTATGAAGAAACCATCCGTGAAGTGTGCCAGATAGTGCACCAGTACGGCGGCCAGGTGTATCTGGACGGTGCCAACATGAATGCGCAGGTCGGTATCACCTCGCCGGGCTTCATTGGTGCGGATGTTTCTCACCTTAACTTGCACAAGACATTCTGTATTCCGCACGGTGGTGGCGGCCCCGGCATGGGGCCGATTGGGGTGAAAGCGCATCTGGCTCCGTTTGTGCCCGGCCATCAGGTAGTGGCGATGGACGGTGTGCTGACCCGTCAGGGGGCGGTGTCTGCCGCTCCATTTGGCAGTGCCTCGATCCTGCCTATCAGTTGGATGTACATTCGCATGATGGGGGCCGAGGGGCTTAAGCAGGCCAGTCAGGTGGCGATTCTGAATGCCAACTACGTGGCGACCCGCCTGAAAGACGCCTATCCGGTGCTGTACACCGGTCGTGATGGCAGAGTGGCGCACGAGTGTATTCTGGACATTCGCCCGCTGAAAGAGCGCACCGGCATCAGTGAAATGGATATCGCCAAACGCCTGATCGACTACGGTTTCCATGCGCCTACCATGTCATTCCCGGTAGCGGGTACGCTGATGATTGAGCCGACCGAGTCGGAAAGCCAGGTTGAGCTGGAGAGGTTTATTGATGCGATGCTGGCCATTCGTGCTGAAATTGAACAGGTTGTGGCCGGTGACTGGCCGCAGGATGATAACCCGCTGGTGAATGCGCCGCATACCCAGGCTGAGCTGGTGGCGGAATGGTCACATCCGTACAGCCGTGAGCAGGCGGTATTCCCGGCCGGTCAGGCCCATAAATATTGGCCAGCGGTGAAGCGCCTTGATGATGTCTATGGCGACCGTAACCTGTTCTGCTCCTGTGTCCCGGTAAGCGAGTATCAGTAG
- a CDS encoding LysE family translocator yields the protein MLGIHDLSLFILSGIVLNIMPGPDSLLIMTNSASRGWRVGVSAALGIGSGTLVHVLAAALGLSAILATSATAFVVVKVLGAVYLIYMGVQVLLAKTSALASAFRPTRPAQLSKGKIYWQGFLTNVLNPKVALFFLAFVPQFIDPQAPQKALAFIVLGLIFNTTGMLWYHFLAISTAIASNRFNVSNVVRFWLNKTIGALFISLGVKLALSAKN from the coding sequence ATGTTAGGGATTCACGATCTGTCACTGTTTATCTTGTCTGGCATTGTACTCAATATTATGCCCGGCCCGGACTCATTACTGATAATGACAAACAGCGCCTCTCGCGGGTGGCGCGTAGGGGTGTCGGCGGCACTGGGGATTGGCTCGGGTACGCTGGTGCATGTGCTGGCAGCCGCGCTGGGGTTGTCTGCGATTCTGGCGACCTCTGCCACCGCCTTTGTGGTGGTAAAAGTGTTAGGGGCCGTGTATTTGATTTACATGGGCGTACAGGTGCTGCTGGCAAAAACGTCTGCGCTTGCCAGTGCCTTCCGGCCCACCCGCCCGGCGCAACTGTCTAAAGGTAAGATTTACTGGCAAGGGTTTCTCACCAATGTGCTAAACCCGAAAGTTGCGCTGTTTTTTCTGGCGTTTGTGCCGCAGTTTATTGACCCACAGGCCCCGCAAAAAGCGCTGGCGTTTATTGTGCTGGGGCTGATTTTCAATACCACCGGTATGCTGTGGTATCACTTCCTTGCTATCTCGACCGCGATAGCCAGTAACAGGTTTAACGTCAGCAACGTGGTGCGTTTCTGGCTGAATAAAACCATTGGTGCGCTGTTTATTTCATTAGGGGTGAAACTGGCGCTTTCGGCCAAAAATTGA